TGCATTGAGAAGCTAAAGGTTCTGCTGCAAGGACAAAGTCAATGAAACAATTTATCTTTGACTTAGATGGGACATTAACTAAAGAGGAAACCCTACCCAAAATCGCCCAAGCCTTTAATGTCCAAGCACAGATTGATAATCTCACGCAAGAAACGATTGCAGGCAATATTCCTTTTATAGAGTCTTTTATCTCTCGTGTGGGGATTTTGGGCAAATTGCCTGTGGATAAAATCGCAAGATTACTAGAGCAAATAGAAATTTATGAAAATTTAAATGCCTTTATCCAAGCGCATAGCAATCAATGCTGTATAGCCACAGGGAACTTAGAATGTTGGATTAGCAAACTTGTAGCAAAGGTAGGGTGTGAGACTTTCAGCTCTAGTGGAATCTTGCAAGATAATAATGTTCTCAAACTCACCCATATTCTTAAAAAAGAATCCATTGTCAAAGCTTACCAAGCACAAGGGCAAAAAGTGATTTTCATAGGTGATGGCAATAACGATGTAGAAGCAATGAGATTAGCAGATGTTTCTATTGCTTCAGGCTTGACGCATAAGCCTTCACCGGGCGTGTTATCCATTGCAGATTATGCAATTTTTAGCGAGGAGGCATTATGCAGACTGCTTTATCAGTTGTTATAAGCTGTGCGGGGATTGGCTCTAGGCTTGGGCTAAACTCCACAAAAGCTTTGATAAATTTAGAGGGTAAATCCTTAATTGCGTGGCAATTAGAACTTTTTAAAGAAGTAGAAGATGTGCGCATTGTCGTTGGATTTCAAGCCTCTTTGGTAATGGAGGAAGTTTTGAAATACAGAAAAGATGTGATTTTTATCTATAATCATAATTATTTTGAAACCAAAACAGGCACAAGCTTCTATCTAGGGGCAAAAGACGCGAATGAATTTGTCATAGAATACGATGGCGATTTGCTGGTGAATCCCCAAGATATGCAAATGCTCTTAAAGCAAAGTGGAGAATGGATAGCCTACACAGATATAAGCTCTAGTGAGCCGGTGTTTGTGAATGTTAATAGCGCGGGTGAAGTGGAATCTTTTTCGCGTAAAAATGGCGATTATGAATGGACAGGACCTTGCTGCTTGAAAAAGTCAAATGTCAAATACACTTCAAGTAATGTCTATAATCAACTAGAAACTTATCTGCCCCTTAGAGGCATAAAAGTGCGTGCAGTAGATATAGATACCTATGATGACTATCAAAACGCACATTTCATCTTAAAACAATGGAGAAACAAATGAAATTTCTAAGAAAACTCAAAGACGAATTCAAAAGGCATCTTACTAAGCCTTTCAAGGTAGCAATTCCACAAGAATACGCCAAAGACTTGCAACAATGGAATAACGATAGGGGCGTGTTTAGCACTTCATATCAGGCAATCTGTGCAGTGATAAGGCAAAATTCCCAAAAAACACCTTTATTTTATCTCACAAGCAAATTTTGGAATCTTCAAAGTGTTATTCCTGCACGATTTAAGGAGCAAAAGGCATTTATAGAATCCGCTTTCCTCCCCAAGCTCAAAAAGAGCGATTGTTTGCTAGATATGGGTTGTGCTAATGGCGAATGGAGCTTTATGTTTGCACCTTTTGTCAAGGAAGTTAGAGCGTATGATTACTCTCCTGCTTTAATTGAAGGTGCAAAAGAAATCCACGCAAGAGATTTTCCACACATTAGCAATATCACTTTTGCGCAAGGCGATGCAAGTAGCTTAAAAGGAGAGCAAACTTATGATTGCATTGCTTTAATGGGAGTTTTATCCTATGTTTTTAAATGGCAAGAGGCAGAGGAGATTTTCTCCAAACTCCACACTGCTCTTCGGGGGGGGGGGGGGTATATGATTTATAAAGATAATACCAACTCTAGTGCAGAGGACTTTTATTTTTATGCCAATAGAAATTATTGGATGGTGGCGCGAAGTCGTGCGAAATATTTGGCACTTTTTGAAAAAGTAGGCTTTAAAATCGTGCAAGAGAAAATCATACACAAGGCGATAGAAAAACTTGAAAATGAGCAAATAGAGACAGAATCTTATATGTGTATCTTACAAAAGGAGTGAGTGATGACAAAGCTAAACAACTTTAAACACAAACTAAAGTCTAAAGGCAAGGAAATTAGACATTATTTAGAGGATAATGGGCTTAAAAAGCCAAAGCCTATAAAAATTGATTTTTTTGTCTTTTGGTGTGGGACAAAGTGCAGTTTGCATTGCAAAAATTGCTGCAACCTTATCCCTTATATGAAACAAGAATCGTTTAATGTCCAAGAGATTTTGGCAGATTTTGCGTTTCTTGCAAATTATTGCGAAATCAAATCCTTGCAGATTCAAGGTGGGGAGCTTTTCACCCACCCCAATGTAGCTCAAATCATCGCCAACCTTGCACAATATAAGATTCCGCGCATTAGTCTTACAACCAATGGAAGTATCGTGCCAAAAGAGGAGCTACTCCAAGTGTTAAAAGACAATCCCAATGTGCAAATTACGATTTCAAACTATGATTGCATACCGCAGAAGCGCGAAAAGCTCATCAATGTCCTAGAGCAACACAACATTGCCTATAATAAATATGAATTTATGTATGGAAATGGGCAATGGTTTGATTATGGCAATGTCCATCAAAAGCGCGTGAGTGTGGAGAGAGCAAAGGCAAATTATAGGGATTGCGATGAGAAATATTGCCTCACTTTTGCCGATGGGTTTCTTTACACTTGTGGAAAAATCCGCGCGATTAATGAAATCTATGGAGAGGATATGCGCGCAAATCAAAGCGATTATAATGGAATTTCTAAAGTCAATGTCCGAGCGTGGAGGCAAGAATCTATCGGGGGGGGGGGGCTTAGTTTATGAGCAAGAATTTAGAAGATTCTTTAGAACTCGTAATGAATACAAAGAGGAATGCCATTATTGTATCGTGGATAAAAATCGCTTTGTCAAAGCGGGTATTCAGCTAAGTAGCGAGGAAATGAGGCAATGGAAGCAAAGAGAACAAAAATAATTGGAATCATCGGTGGAGCAGGAGTCGCAGCGACTAACAAACTCAACGAACTCCTAGAAATTGAGCTGACTAAAAAAGGAGCATTTAGAGATGCACATCACCCACAAATCCTTACCTTTCAAGCGACCCAAGCTCCATCAAGAAGCCTTTATTTGGAGGGCAGAGGAGAGGACTTCACACAAGATTATATTGAGGTAGGCAAAAGATTGCAAGATTTTGGCGCACAAACGCTCTGTATGTGTTGCAATACTGCGCATTATAGTTTTGATGCCATAAGCAAAGCACTGCCAAAAGTGAAGTTTCTTAACCTCATAGAATCTGCAGTGCTTAAAGTCAAGCAGAGCGGAGCAAAATCTGTGGGACTAATCGCAAGTGATGGTTGTTTAAAGGGTAGAGTGTATGAGCGGTATTTTGAAAAACTCTGCCCAAAGGTGAAAATCATCTATCCAAACGCAGAGTTTCAAAAAAGAGTTACACAAGGGATTTGCAATATCAAAAATATTCATCGTTTTGACAACGCCAAATCCCTAGAGCGTCCTAAAAATATCTTTAAACAAGTGCGTGAGCATTTGTTATCGGGGGGGGGGGATATAATCCTACTTGGTTGCACAGATATTCGTGTGGATTATTACAATGCGTGCGATATTTGTTCTTTAGAAGTATTGAAAGATTTGATTTTAAAAGAGGTGTGGAATGAATGAAAAGGCATTGGAGTTTTTCGGGGCTTTAAGCAAAGAGGCGAGAGAAGATTCTGTAAAGCTTGCAAATAATACAGATTTTTCAGAACTTGATGCGAAATTTATTTTAAAATATGCTAATGAGAAATCGCATATTTTGGATTTAGGTTCGGGCAGTGGGCTGATTGTGAATAAAATCTATCCGTATGTTGAAAAGATTGTTTGTGTGGATTTTTATCAAGAATTTACAAAATTTATTGCAAAAAATGAGAAAATCACAATTATTAATGAGGATTTATTTAGCTTTAACACGCAAGAGAAGTTTGACATTGTGAGTGCGTTTGGCGTGATGCACTATGTGAATGAGCAAGAAGCGCAAGAGTTATATCAAAAATATCAGCAATTTTTAAAACCTCAAGGGGGGGGGTTGTTTATCATTAAAAATCAATTTGGCATAAAGGAGACGATTAATGTTTCGGGTTATTCGCAGGAGCAAAAAAGAGAATACTACTCGCAATATCGTTATATTGAGAGAGAAAAGCAAATTTTAAAAGACTTAGGATTTGAAATCATAGAAGTGTGTGATATTTATCCCAAAGAAGCAAATCGCTGGGAGAACACGCACTTTTGGGCGATTGTGGGGAAGTTAGCGTGATACTCAAAGTCAAAGGTTAGAAATTTATAATTTTTCTGTATAATTCCTTTTTTATTTTATAGAACAAAAATGGGTATGAATGTTTCCTAAAATCTCTATCTTAGCTCCGAGTTTTAATCACGAGAAGTTTGTTGGATTCTATATAGAATCTATCTTGAGCCAGACTTTTAGCGATTTTGAATGTATCATTGTAGATGATTGCTCCACTGATAACAATGTGCAGGAGATTTTAAAATATAAAGATACGCGTATTAAACTTGTCCAACACCCATATAATCAAGGCATTAATGCAAGCTTGAATACGGCTTTTGAAAACGCAAGTGGAGAATATCTTGTATTTTTAGCCACCGATGATATATTAGAGCCAAATGCGCTAGAAATCTTGTATCAAGCCCTAGAGCAAAATCCTAATGCAAAAGCAATTTATCCACGATTAATGAAAATAGACAAGGATAATCAAAAGTTAGGAATCCTTGAAGTAAGGCAAAGAAGCAGGGAGGAGCTTTTGTATCATTTATTTATGATAGGTAATGCTCTGACTTCGCCGGGTATGGCTCTAAGGAGGACAGATTTTGTGCAAATTCTCTATCCACTAGATAGAGCAATGTGCAATTTCCAAGATGTGCAAATGCACATTAAATTACTTTTGAGGGGGGGGGTCGTGCTTCTTCCGCAAATCCTTGTGCTTTATCGTTTTGACCCAAGAGGGAGTAATATTAGCGCACTCACAGAAAATACCTTTAAACGTGAAGATATGGAGAAATCTAAGCTAATGGATACTTTCTTAGAGCTTAAAAATATCACTAGAGCAGAGGAATTGCTCCAAAATGTCTTTGCTAAGGAAATTGAGACGCTCAATATCGCCCCTAATGTGTCAGCTTTAGAATATTTCTTAGGGAGAATGGCACTCCTCTCACCTGTGGAGTTGAATAGAATGTGGGGTTATCATCAGATTATGACTTCTTATGCAAGCAAAGAGGGCGCACAGAAGCTTAAACAACTTTATAACTTTGAGTTTAAGGATTATCTCAAGCTTATAGAATCTTGTGATGGAACACATTATAAAAATTGGCGCAAATATCAAAAATACAAAAAGCTTTTTAACGCTACTCTTACTTTTGCCCTTGTGCTTTGTATCCTTTTGATTGTGTTTATTATAAAGGGATAAAATGCAAGAAGTAAAATGCAAAGGACAGCGATGAAAGACGATTTAGTCATTATTAGAGTAGATGGCGGGATAGCAAGTCAAATTGCCTTTATCACGCTTGGTTTAGCCTTTGAACAAAAGGGTGTAAAAGTCAAATATGATTTAAGTTGGTTTGAGGACTTTGGCACAGGATTTTTTAATCCAAGCAAGAGCTATGATAAAGTCTATGATGTGAATTTTGATATTCCCAAAGCCTTTCCTGCCTTGTCTCTAAAAATCGCAAGCAAAGAAGAAGTAGCGCATTATAGTGAGTATTATTTTATTGATGATAATGATGTGATTATGCGTCAAGCCCCACTTTATATCGGAGGATATTTAGGCAGAGTGTTTGATACACGTTATGCTAAGCTTTTGCAAGAGCATTTTAAACCACAAGAACTAAGTGAGCGCAACACTCCTTTTGCTACATTACTCCACGAGATAGAATCTTCTCCAGCCCCCTGTGGTATTCATATCAGACGAGGGGACTTATCCCAGCCCCATATTGCTTATGGCAATCCTACGAGCAATGAATATTTTGCCAAAAGCATAGAGCTAATGTGCCTTTTACACTCGCAAAGTAGCTTTTATCTCTTTAGCGATGATTTAGCTTATACAAAAGAACAGATTGTCCCACTATTAAAGGGCAAAACTTATAGAATCTGTGATGTCAATAATCCAAGTCAAGGCTATTTGGATTTATATCTTTTAAGTCAGTGTCGCAATATCATTGGTTCGCACGGAGGAATGGGAGGGTGTGCGAAGATTCTCTCTCCCTATAATCCCTTGCTGATTACGCCTCGCTATCGCAATATTTTTAAAGAAGTAGAGAATGTAATGTGTGTGAATTGGGGTGAAAGTGTGCAGGTTGCACCTCTAGTATATTCTGCCCCCCCCCTGTTATCTCCCAGCTCAAAGCAAATGCGCCGCTTAATCAAGGCTTATTTAAGGAGAAAGATAGTGCGAGTGCTTGAAAAGTTTGGGATAAAAAGGAGCGCAAATGGTGCCATTTCTTGATGTTAAAGCCATTAATGAAAGATTTAGTGCGGAGTTAGAATCCGCATTTTCTGAAGTGTTGCAAAGTGGTTGGTATGTCTTGGGTGAGCAAAATAAAGCTTTTGAACGCGAATTTAGCGCGTATTGTGGGGTGAAGCATTGCGTGGGTTGTGCGAATGGTTTAGATGCTTTGCGACTTGCTATCAAAGCACTAGGATTTGGCGCAGGCGATGAGATTATTGTCCCTGCAAACACCTATATTGCCTCAATTTTAGCAATCACTGATAACCTCTGCACACCTGTGCTTGTAGAGCCAAATTTAGAGACTTATAATATTGATGTTAATCTCATAGAATCGCACATTACACCAAAAACCAAAGCGATTCTTGTCGTGCATTTGTATGGACAGGCAGTGGATATGCAGAAAGTGTGGGAGTTAGCGCAAAAATATCATCTCAAAATTATAGAGGATTCCGCACAAGCGCACGGCGCGATATATCAAAGCAAAAGAGTAGGGAGTTTGGGTGATGTGAGTGGATTCTCATTTTTTCCGGGCAAGAATCTAGGGGCATTAGGCGATGGTGGTTGTGTGGTGAGCAATGATGAGGCTCTCATACAAAAAGTCCGCGCACTAGGGAATTATGGCTCACATATCAAGTATGAAAATCTCTATGCAGGGCTTAATTCTAGGCTTGATGAAATCCAAGTGGCGTTTTTGCGCATAAAGCTTAAAGCCCTTGATGAGGATAATAAGCGGCGGCAGGAGATTGCGAGAATGTATAGAGAGCATATCTACAATGAGCACGTTATCCTGCCTCAATGCGTCAGTGAAGAATCGCACGTGTGGCATTTGTTTGTCGTGCGTAGTGCGCAAAGGGAGCGTTTGCAAGAGCATTTGAGGCAAAGTGGAATCCAAACGCTTATCCATTATCCTATCCCGCCACATAAGCAGCAAGCCTACAAGCAGTATAATCATTTGAGCCTGCCTATTACCGAGCGCATTCACAAAGAAGTGCTATCCTTGCCCATAAGCCCTGTAATGAGTGAAGAGCAAGTGAGTGTAGTTATAGAATCTGTGAATGCTTTTAGGGGATAAGTTTAATTACAAGGAGTGAAAATGCAATACAAAATCGTGGAACTTACCTGTGGCTTAGGTAATCAGATGTTTCAATATGCTTTTGCTAAGAGCTTGGAGCATCATTTGCAAATGCCCATTTTGCTTGATAAAACTTGGTTTGAAGTAGAGGGCAAAAAGCATTCTATCCCCTTTAGTTTGGGGCTTTTTAACATTGATTTACCCTATGCGACACAGGAGCAAATTAGCGCACTCAAGGAAAAATTCAACTCTTTTGAATCTAAGCCAAAGATTATGAGAAGTATTTT
This DNA window, taken from Helicobacter sp. MIT 21-1697, encodes the following:
- a CDS encoding HAD-IB family phosphatase, with amino-acid sequence MKQFIFDLDGTLTKEETLPKIAQAFNVQAQIDNLTQETIAGNIPFIESFISRVGILGKLPVDKIARLLEQIEIYENLNAFIQAHSNQCCIATGNLECWISKLVAKVGCETFSSSGILQDNNVLKLTHILKKESIVKAYQAQGQKVIFIGDGNNDVEAMRLADVSIASGLTHKPSPGVLSIADYAIFSEEALCRLLYQLL
- a CDS encoding NTP transferase domain-containing protein; translation: MQTALSVVISCAGIGSRLGLNSTKALINLEGKSLIAWQLELFKEVEDVRIVVGFQASLVMEEVLKYRKDVIFIYNHNYFETKTGTSFYLGAKDANEFVIEYDGDLLVNPQDMQMLLKQSGEWIAYTDISSSEPVFVNVNSAGEVESFSRKNGDYEWTGPCCLKKSNVKYTSSNVYNQLETYLPLRGIKVRAVDIDTYDDYQNAHFILKQWRNK
- a CDS encoding class I SAM-dependent methyltransferase, which codes for MKFLRKLKDEFKRHLTKPFKVAIPQEYAKDLQQWNNDRGVFSTSYQAICAVIRQNSQKTPLFYLTSKFWNLQSVIPARFKEQKAFIESAFLPKLKKSDCLLDMGCANGEWSFMFAPFVKEVRAYDYSPALIEGAKEIHARDFPHISNITFAQGDASSLKGEQTYDCIALMGVLSYVFKWQEAEEIFSKLHTALRGGGGYMIYKDNTNSSAEDFYFYANRNYWMVARSRAKYLALFEKVGFKIVQEKIIHKAIEKLENEQIETESYMCILQKE
- a CDS encoding radical SAM protein, translating into MTKLNNFKHKLKSKGKEIRHYLEDNGLKKPKPIKIDFFVFWCGTKCSLHCKNCCNLIPYMKQESFNVQEILADFAFLANYCEIKSLQIQGGELFTHPNVAQIIANLAQYKIPRISLTTNGSIVPKEELLQVLKDNPNVQITISNYDCIPQKREKLINVLEQHNIAYNKYEFMYGNGQWFDYGNVHQKRVSVERAKANYRDCDEKYCLTFADGFLYTCGKIRAINEIYGEDMRANQSDYNGISKVNVRAWRQESIGGGGLSL
- a CDS encoding aspartate/glutamate racemase family protein, with translation MEAKRTKIIGIIGGAGVAATNKLNELLEIELTKKGAFRDAHHPQILTFQATQAPSRSLYLEGRGEDFTQDYIEVGKRLQDFGAQTLCMCCNTAHYSFDAISKALPKVKFLNLIESAVLKVKQSGAKSVGLIASDGCLKGRVYERYFEKLCPKVKIIYPNAEFQKRVTQGICNIKNIHRFDNAKSLERPKNIFKQVREHLLSGGGDIILLGCTDIRVDYYNACDICSLEVLKDLILKEVWNE
- a CDS encoding class I SAM-dependent methyltransferase, which codes for MNEKALEFFGALSKEAREDSVKLANNTDFSELDAKFILKYANEKSHILDLGSGSGLIVNKIYPYVEKIVCVDFYQEFTKFIAKNEKITIINEDLFSFNTQEKFDIVSAFGVMHYVNEQEAQELYQKYQQFLKPQGGGLFIIKNQFGIKETINVSGYSQEQKREYYSQYRYIEREKQILKDLGFEIIEVCDIYPKEANRWENTHFWAIVGKLA
- a CDS encoding glycosyltransferase family 2 protein, which encodes MFPKISILAPSFNHEKFVGFYIESILSQTFSDFECIIVDDCSTDNNVQEILKYKDTRIKLVQHPYNQGINASLNTAFENASGEYLVFLATDDILEPNALEILYQALEQNPNAKAIYPRLMKIDKDNQKLGILEVRQRSREELLYHLFMIGNALTSPGMALRRTDFVQILYPLDRAMCNFQDVQMHIKLLLRGGVVLLPQILVLYRFDPRGSNISALTENTFKREDMEKSKLMDTFLELKNITRAEELLQNVFAKEIETLNIAPNVSALEYFLGRMALLSPVELNRMWGYHQIMTSYASKEGAQKLKQLYNFEFKDYLKLIESCDGTHYKNWRKYQKYKKLFNATLTFALVLCILLIVFIIKG
- a CDS encoding alpha-1,2-fucosyltransferase produces the protein MKDDLVIIRVDGGIASQIAFITLGLAFEQKGVKVKYDLSWFEDFGTGFFNPSKSYDKVYDVNFDIPKAFPALSLKIASKEEVAHYSEYYFIDDNDVIMRQAPLYIGGYLGRVFDTRYAKLLQEHFKPQELSERNTPFATLLHEIESSPAPCGIHIRRGDLSQPHIAYGNPTSNEYFAKSIELMCLLHSQSSFYLFSDDLAYTKEQIVPLLKGKTYRICDVNNPSQGYLDLYLLSQCRNIIGSHGGMGGCAKILSPYNPLLITPRYRNIFKEVENVMCVNWGESVQVAPLVYSAPPLLSPSSKQMRRLIKAYLRRKIVRVLEKFGIKRSANGAIS
- a CDS encoding DegT/DnrJ/EryC1/StrS family aminotransferase, which codes for MVPFLDVKAINERFSAELESAFSEVLQSGWYVLGEQNKAFEREFSAYCGVKHCVGCANGLDALRLAIKALGFGAGDEIIVPANTYIASILAITDNLCTPVLVEPNLETYNIDVNLIESHITPKTKAILVVHLYGQAVDMQKVWELAQKYHLKIIEDSAQAHGAIYQSKRVGSLGDVSGFSFFPGKNLGALGDGGCVVSNDEALIQKVRALGNYGSHIKYENLYAGLNSRLDEIQVAFLRIKLKALDEDNKRRQEIARMYREHIYNEHVILPQCVSEESHVWHLFVVRSAQRERLQEHLRQSGIQTLIHYPIPPHKQQAYKQYNHLSLPITERIHKEVLSLPISPVMSEEQVSVVIESVNAFRG
- a CDS encoding alpha-1,2-fucosyltransferase, which translates into the protein MQYKIVELTCGLGNQMFQYAFAKSLEHHLQMPILLDKTWFEVEGKKHSIPFSLGLFNIDLPYATQEQISALKEKFNSFESKPKIMRSILKRVGYPRVARSFAFEYKAQYLKPNPFAYFVGFFQNPLYFKEIASHIKEVLCPPPH